From Alkalinema sp. FACHB-956:
CACTCTTCACTGTTGCCTCCTGGCTCTTCGCCTTCCGGGGCTTCCGGGCAAACCGTTGTCCCATCTCACTCACCACCGCATCCATCCCCCCCACATTGCCACTCGCCTTCGCATAGCTATACACCTGCAACGCCGCCGCATACGCCTCACTACCCACCGCAAGGCAAGTATCATCCAACAACTCCTGCAACTGCGTCATCGACAGCAACAACGGATACAACGCCTCAAACAACTGCACATCCTTCCGCAACTCCTCCAAGTCAAACGATCGCGGCAAAAAGTCCGGATTCTGCGTCGCCACCTCCAACGCCTTACTGACAAACGCCCGACTCTTATCCCCCATCTTGGGTAGAGCCTTCCGCTCCTCCGCACTCAAATCCACCAAAAACGGAAGCTTCTCCTTAATTGTGGCCACTGCCGCCAATACCGCCTCCCGATCGGCCTGCGTCATCGTTGCACTAATTGGATTCGGAGCCATTGTAGACTACTCCCTGTAAGGGTTTACACCCTTAGAATGCCCAGATTCTCCCACTAAAATCCTGAGTCCCTGTGGGTAGAGTCATACCCTCGAACTTTGTGAGCGAGATTGCAGCATTCACAGTCCCGGCCCCTGTGCTTACCAAAGGATAGGACGACTGGGATAGGCCGATCGCGAGAAGAACACTAGAAACCCAGGCAACTAGAAACTCAGGCAACTAGAAACTAAATTGTGTCCTGATATTGCCCACATAGACAGTTGAATTGCTCTCGAAATTATTCGGATTGAAAATGGCATAAAACGCAGGAACGATCGCTAGATTCTTATTGATCGGGTAATAGTAGGAAAACTCTAGATCGTACTGCTTACCACCATCTCCAGCACCCGACAGCAGAAAATTCCGGCCTGAGGTATAGCTATGGGGCATCACAAACGAAATCACACCCAAGGCTCCCAATTTGCCTAAATCAGGGAAACCCATACCGACTTGAAACGACTGTACTTTAATATCGCCCCCTGCCCGTGCTGGGTTAATGGGATCAATGCCCACCCGTCCCCAGGAATAACGTCCAAATAAGCCAAACTTTTTCGTAATGTTCCATTCGAGATTCACAATCCAGGTATCAGAATTCGCATCATTGACCCGCCCACCAAAACCATCATCTGCATACCCATAGGGCAGTGGCTCACCTACAGCACCGCCAATAAAACCGTTATAAGCTTTAATGCGAGTCCGTGCATAATGCAACTTCAAGTTCAAATTCCGTATCGGACTATAGGCCAACTCCGACGCGATCGTATAAGTCGAATTGAACAAGCCAGCATTCGGATTGCTGGAAGTATTGAAGGTGGCTGGGTTTAAAAATTCAGTATTCTCAGCCAAAAAGCCTGTTGTCAATCGTAATTGAGGACTGATTGTCCAAGTTAAAACCGCACCAGAGCCCCGATCGACCGCATTGGACAGCGTACTGCCATTGGAGTTATAACTCGTGGCCCCCCGCATGAAGAAAGTATAGCGATTGCCGTCGTAGTACTTGTAAAAATTGAGTCGTGGCCCCACCGCCAAACGAATATCCTTACTCAGTGGAAACGTATAGGACAATTCCCGCACAACCACCGAATTCGCAGTCGGGGATCCTGTCTGATCTAGGAAAGGAACACCCCAGGAATTAAAGAACCCAGCCGAAACCAATTGATTGGCGGGAGAGCTCCCATTGCCCGTCACCAACTGCGTCACCAACAAATCTTTACCCGTAAAAGACGTGTTGAGATTCAAGAACAGGTAGTACCCAAATGTTGCTGCGGTATCACTCCCCTGGCGCACCACTCGGGACGGTTGATTGGTAATCGGCGATCGACGGGGGGGAGCAAAGGCACTCCCAGGAACCCCCCGTTCTGCTAACACATCTCCCGTGGGAAAGGCACTGGTCCAGTTAAACCAAAGATCCCCTGTCAGTTTAGTCGTGGTTGAAAATTGCTGCTTCTGCAAAGTCGCAACCTTACTCTCCAAGGCATCTACGCGCCCACGCAAGGTAGCCAGTTCAGCCGCAAATTCCGTTTGGAGTTGTTCTAAGGTCGCTAAATCAGCTTTGTTCGCCAGTGTGTCTGTAGCCGCCGTAATTAATTCATTAATCCGATCCATACAGGCATTTAAACCGGCGGCAAATTCATAGCGCGTCAACGCCCGATTCCCCCGAAACGTCCGGTCAGGATAGCCCGCAATGCAGCCATAACGCTCTACCAAAGACTGTAATGCTTGGAACGCCCAATCTGTAGGTTTAACATCCGACAGTTGCGAAACTGAAGTAATCTGCGCCAGCGGCATCTCGTCCACCATGACCGACGGCTCATTGGATAACGCAACACGGGGGGAAATCATTATCCCTGCCACAACCGACAATGCCAGTACCGGCGAACGGAGCCACGAAATTTGCACCAACATTGGCAACAATCCTCACACTAAAATGTCAGCTCAAAAAATATCAGCTCAAACCCTAATTCAATGGCTTACGTTCCGCTGCTGGCGGTAATTTCCGTTGGTCTTCTGGCGGTAAAAACCCTGCATTAAACACCTTATCCACGGGGGGGGGCTCAACCCCCAACACAGTCGCCACCTGCTGAATCGTCTTCTCTAAGCGTGCAGGATCAATGCCTCCCACACCCACCTTTTCTGACTCTGGCGTGACATACAGCTGTTGTAGGGCAATTTGTAATCGCCGTTTCTCCGCATTGGCATCCATCAAAGCATCCCCTGCCTTGGTCACAGAGGCGAGGGCAGCGGCTGGATCTTTCAACGTATCTTGAAACCCTTTAACATAGGCCCGAAGAAAGCCTTTGACAACCTCTGGATTTTGATCGAGAAAGGCTTTCTTCACCACGATCGCATTGCCATACAGATCTAAACCATTGTCAGTGTAATAAAACACATTGAACTCTTCTGGCTTTTTACCTGCTTTCTCTAGTGATGGCACGACCGTTGTCGCAAAGCCACTCACCGCATCCACATCACCCTTCAATAAAAAAGCTTCCCTCAATTTCGGCTCCATCGTAATCCATTCTACGCTGTCAGCCTTCAGCCCCAATTGGCTCGCTAATACCGGCCAAATCTTACGAGGCGCATCGCCTGCGGGAGCACCCAGCTTTTTCCCTCCTAAGCCCTTGGGATCATTAATATTGCTGGACTTCAGTGTTACGATCGCAAAGGGAGAGCGGTTATAGGGCACAGCAACTGCCACCACGGGATCGTTAGGGTTCTTGGCATTGAACTCAATCATGGAGTAGATATCACCAAACCCAATTTCAAACTGGCCCGCTGCAACCTTGGTGATGGTATCCGATGAACCATATCCACGCTCAAGTTTGACATCCAAGCCTTCCTCTGCAAAATAACCACGCTCAATAGCTAGGGTAATCGGCGCATTATCCCCTTGTAACAACCAAGATGGATTGACTTTAATCGATCGCTTCCCTTGGGTATTACCAGCAGCAGTGGACGTACCAGGCGCACTGGAATTGGGTGGCTGAGCCTGACACCCTACAACCACCATCGCGCCCACCAAAAGCATTGGCAATATCAAACGTTTCATCACACCACCACTCCTCTGTAATTAAGCAGCCAGATCTACCCAGTCGGTATTTACTAGGTATCAATCAACTAAGTATCAATCGACTAAGTATCAATCGACTAAGTATCAATCGACTAAGTATCAACCGAATAGAGATTAACCAACCGCTCACTGCAATGACCGAATTGATTCAACAGACACTTTGACAAGGTCTCAATGAAATGAATGAAACAAATCTCAATTGAAATACTAAATTGCAACACTAGATTTAAATTCAAACAGATCGATCACTTCAAAATACTGAAACTGAAATGCATCAAATGATCCGACAGATCACCTGTGACACGCTAGTCATACAGGCTTCACCATCTTATCTAGCTCATGACTGAGTAAAAACTGAAACAGGGGATGAAACTGTTATGTGGTATACGATCATGCAGTTTTTTTTGGCGCATGATCAATAATTATGTTGGTATACCATATATCTCTCACTTGATTTTGTCAGTCTTGATTCTGTTAGTAACAACGCCCGTGTTTCAGCAGGTATATACCTGAATCGAGGTTACTCTATGCTCCAGTCTGAATACATCACTGATGTCCGGGACTCTCGTACCTCATCAGCCTTTCTTGAATTCGATCGAGTTGGCTTAGAGTATCCCGTGGAAGACGGTATGCGACGGATTATTCAAGAGGTTAGTTTATCCATTGCACCGGGTGAATTTGTATCCTTTGTGGGGCCGAGTGGTTGTGGCAAGACTTCAATTTTGCGGATGGTGTCTGGACTGGCTCCTGCACCGATCGGAGCAGTCCGGATGCGGGGAGAAACTGTAACCAAGCCTTTGCGCAATGTAGGAATTGCGTTTCAGAACCCTGTCATGATGCCTTGGCGCAACACAATCAGCAATGTGATGCTGCCCTATGAAGTAGTACAGCCTTTTAAGCGCGACTTTAAGGATCCCAAAAAGCGGCAGGGCATGGTGCGAGAAGCCCAGAAATTGTTGAAAGTGGTGGGTCTTCAGGATTTTCAGGAGCAATATCCTTGGCAACTGTCTGGCGGAATGCGACAACGGGCCTCCCTTTGCCGAGCACTGATTCACCAACCGGAGATTTTATTATTAGATGAGCCCTTTGGAGCACTTGACGCCTTCACCCGTGAAGAAATGTGGGTCATGCTTCAGGAACTTTGGATGCAGGTGCAGTGCGTTTGTATTTTAATCACCCACGATTTACGCGAAGCCGTATTCCTATCCGATACGATCTATGTGATGGGTCCCCGCCCCAGTTCGATCGTCTATCAAGTTAAGCCCAATCTCCCTCGGCCTGTCACCCCCGAAATGATGCTATCGGATGACTTTAATCATATTGTGAATGACTTACGGCGACACATTCATCGCAATTAGATCAATTGAATGATTGGGTTTGAGATGATCTGTTTTAAAGCACAGTTTCTTGAGGTTCTATGGAAGCATTAGAGCGGTTTTCGCGATCTAAAAAAGCAACGATCGTTTTACCGTTGATAGCAACGGTGATTTTATTGATTCTGTGGGAGGTCTTAACGATCGTTTTAAAAATTCCAGCATTCAATTTGCCTGCCCCTTCAGTAATTTTCAATACGATGATCACCAAGTGGCCCGCGCTCTTAGAGAATTCGACTCAAACTTTATGGACAACATTGGCAGGATTTCTCCTAGCGATTGTCGCTGGGGTAATTTTGGGCTTTTTAATTGGATACTCGCGGTTAGCCTATGTAATTCTTTACCCCATTTTGGTGGGATTTAACACGATTCCTAAAGTCGCCTTGGTTCCATTATTTGCACTGTGGTTTGGCATTGGTACCGTACCAGCGATTCTCACTGCGTTCTTGTTAGCCTTTTTCCCGATCGCGGTTAATGTGGCGCTGGGTTTAGACACTGTGGAACCCGAAATGAAAGATGTGATGCGGGCTTTGGGTGCCAGCCAAGTGGAAATCTTTCAAAAAATTGGCTATCCCCACACCCTACCCTATATTTTTGCGTCCCTCAAAGTTGCAATTTCCCTCGCCTTTGTAGGGGCTGTGATTTCGGAAACGGTGGCTTCCAACCGAGGTATTGGCTACATGATTGTCAGCGCCAGTTCTAATTTTGATGTGCCCCTTGGCTTTGCAGGGTTATTGATGCTGGGGATCATGGGGACAGTCTTGTATGGGCTGTTTGCGGGGATTGAAAAAAAGGTGATTTACTGGGCACGGTAAAATCTGGCCACGATCGAATTTGTATACGATCAAGCTTCTGTACGATCGAATTAAGGTGAAGTGGGTCTATCCAATCCCACTTCACCTTTGCCCTAGGTACACCAACGTTGATTGGGTCTTCTTTCTAGGGGTTCTCTTTTCGTAATACCAATTCGTAATACCAATTCGTAATACCAATATGACATTGGCTAGGCAGCAATTTGGTCTCGCTATTGGCCTCGTTATTAGCCTAGCTAGCCACTTGCTCCCAAAACTTTACTCCGATCGGTTCCACCATTGCCAGTGCAAGTAATTTGTATGCAGGAAA
This genomic window contains:
- a CDS encoding iron uptake porin; the encoded protein is MISPRVALSNEPSVMVDEMPLAQITSVSQLSDVKPTDWAFQALQSLVERYGCIAGYPDRTFRGNRALTRYEFAAGLNACMDRINELITAATDTLANKADLATLEQLQTEFAAELATLRGRVDALESKVATLQKQQFSTTTKLTGDLWFNWTSAFPTGDVLAERGVPGSAFAPPRRSPITNQPSRVVRQGSDTAATFGYYLFLNLNTSFTGKDLLVTQLVTGNGSSPANQLVSAGFFNSWGVPFLDQTGSPTANSVVVRELSYTFPLSKDIRLAVGPRLNFYKYYDGNRYTFFMRGATSYNSNGSTLSNAVDRGSGAVLTWTISPQLRLTTGFLAENTEFLNPATFNTSSNPNAGLFNSTYTIASELAYSPIRNLNLKLHYARTRIKAYNGFIGGAVGEPLPYGYADDGFGGRVNDANSDTWIVNLEWNITKKFGLFGRYSWGRVGIDPINPARAGGDIKVQSFQVGMGFPDLGKLGALGVISFVMPHSYTSGRNFLLSGAGDGGKQYDLEFSYYYPINKNLAIVPAFYAIFNPNNFESNSTVYVGNIRTQFSF
- a CDS encoding ABC transporter substrate-binding protein, translated to MKRLILPMLLVGAMVVVGCQAQPPNSSAPGTSTAAGNTQGKRSIKVNPSWLLQGDNAPITLAIERGYFAEEGLDVKLERGYGSSDTITKVAAGQFEIGFGDIYSMIEFNAKNPNDPVVAVAVPYNRSPFAIVTLKSSNINDPKGLGGKKLGAPAGDAPRKIWPVLASQLGLKADSVEWITMEPKLREAFLLKGDVDAVSGFATTVVPSLEKAGKKPEEFNVFYYTDNGLDLYGNAIVVKKAFLDQNPEVVKGFLRAYVKGFQDTLKDPAAALASVTKAGDALMDANAEKRRLQIALQQLYVTPESEKVGVGGIDPARLEKTIQQVATVLGVEPPPVDKVFNAGFLPPEDQRKLPPAAERKPLN
- a CDS encoding ABC transporter ATP-binding protein yields the protein MLQSEYITDVRDSRTSSAFLEFDRVGLEYPVEDGMRRIIQEVSLSIAPGEFVSFVGPSGCGKTSILRMVSGLAPAPIGAVRMRGETVTKPLRNVGIAFQNPVMMPWRNTISNVMLPYEVVQPFKRDFKDPKKRQGMVREAQKLLKVVGLQDFQEQYPWQLSGGMRQRASLCRALIHQPEILLLDEPFGALDAFTREEMWVMLQELWMQVQCVCILITHDLREAVFLSDTIYVMGPRPSSIVYQVKPNLPRPVTPEMMLSDDFNHIVNDLRRHIHRN
- a CDS encoding ABC transporter permease; the encoded protein is MEALERFSRSKKATIVLPLIATVILLILWEVLTIVLKIPAFNLPAPSVIFNTMITKWPALLENSTQTLWTTLAGFLLAIVAGVILGFLIGYSRLAYVILYPILVGFNTIPKVALVPLFALWFGIGTVPAILTAFLLAFFPIAVNVALGLDTVEPEMKDVMRALGASQVEIFQKIGYPHTLPYIFASLKVAISLAFVGAVISETVASNRGIGYMIVSASSNFDVPLGFAGLLMLGIMGTVLYGLFAGIEKKVIYWAR